CGGGCGGTCGTCGAGGACGGTGTACGTGCCGTCCGGGGTGGTGCTGCCGGGGGCGACGACGTATCCGCCCCAGCCGCGGGTGTCGATCTTCTTGGCGAGGCGTCCGGCGGTGCTGTGCAGGCGGGCACCGGGGGGCTGGGTGAAGTACAGGTGTTCCCCGCCGCGCGCGGTCCGCACCCGGTAGGTGTCGGGGACGGTCTGTCCGGCGCGCTCGCAGAGCGCTGCGAAGTTGGCGACGCCGTCAGGCGTTCCTTTCGGCTCCTGGGGCTTGAGGGTGTCGAGGTCGACTACCAGGAGCCCGGAGGGGCCGGTGGCGATGCCGACGTTGTAGGGCTGCTGCGTCCACGCCGCGGTCAACAGGCCCTTGTCGGTGGTGGCGCGCTCCTCTGGGGTCTTGTGCCCGTCGGCGCAACGGCCCGTGTGGGGGCAGTACTTTTCGGCGTGGCCGGCCGGGCGCTTGTCCATGGGCCGCAGGGGAATGACCGGCCAGTCCCGCCGTGAGGCTTCGAGAGCCCAGGCGAGCAGCCCCAGCCGGGAGAGGTCCGTGTTCAGGGAGATGGTCATGCGGCCGCGTTCCCGTCTGCCCACAGGCTGAGGACGCGGTCGTTGAGGCCGTCTCCGGCGGAGGCGATGGCGGTTTGGTCGTCGGTGCGGACGGCGTCGAGCAGGGCGGCGGCCTCCGGGGTGGGGCCGGGGTCCTCGATGCCGTCTAGTTCGCGGGCCAGGGTGCGCAGCAGGGACCAGGTCACGTACCGGTCGAGGAACATGCGGTACTCGATCAGGGTGAGCGTCGGGCCGACGGTGACCAGGGTGAGGATCACGCTCCCGTCGGAGCTCGGCTCAATGCCGGTGCTGACGACACGTTCGGTGCCCTCGGGCAGTCGCGGATGGATGCTGTGGTCGGGCATGCTGAATGTCTCCAGTTCCTTGATGGGTGACTGGCTGGCAAGGGCGGCCCCGGACTTTGGCGAGAACGGGGGCCGCCCTTGGCATAGCTAGTGGTCGGCGTTGGCCATGTCGTCGATCTGCAAGAGCAGGTCGGCGAGCTGGCGGCGGGTGATATCGCGGCTCCAGGCTGTCGGGAACCCGTCGTTGTCCCAGCCGAGTTCGACCGTGACGATCTCGTCGGGGTCGAGTTCCATGCGGTGCTCCTTCGGCGAGATCACTTCTTGGAGTGGGCGAGCTTGAGGGTGAGCCCGCCGACGCCGATGGGGCCGGCTGCGCCGGCGATGACGGTGAAGGTGTGGGCGGCGGCGTCGAGCAGGTAGCAGATGGCGGCGACCAGTCCCCAGCCGCCGGCGACGGTCGCGCCGGCGATGGCGAACGGCATCAGCAACCGCCGCCACTCGGTGTGGGCCGGGCGGGTGTCGTTGACGACGATGACGACCGGCTGTCCGGTGGCTTGTGCGCGGTTGTAGGCGTCGGCGGGGATGTGCGGGGCGATGTTTCCGTGCGGTTCGCGGTGGTGCATGTGGTGCTCCTTCCGGCGAGCCGAGGACGTGCGGGAGCCCGCCCGGAACGGTTCCGGGCGGGCTCCTGCTGGTCACGGTGTGTGGTTTTAGTGGTCACTGGCTAGTGGCTACTGGCAAGCGGAAAATGCCTGCCAGGGGCCCCTGTTGGTCAGTAGAGGGGTGTTCTAGTGGCTAGTGGCAAGTTTCCGGTAGCCACTAGCCGGTAGCCGTCTGTGAGCGGTTCAGGCGTGGTCGGGGTGGACGTAGACCGAGTGCGGTCCGTTGTCCCGGTAGACCAGCTCGCCCCGCTCGGCGGCGGCCTTGAGCGCGTCGCGCACGCCCTGCCGGCTGCGGTTGACGCGGTCGGCGACGGCGGACGGCTTCATGCCCGCCGGTCCTGCTTCGGCGATCGCGGCGATCGCGCCCGCCAGCCAGTCCGGCCCGCCGTCCCGCCCCGCCGTCGTTCCCGGCTCCGGGGTGGTGCCGTGGTCGTCGCGCAGGGCGGACAGGTTCAGTCCCGGACGCTGCGGCCGCTCCCGCTCCCGTTCCGGCTGGGGTTGGGCGTGGTCGGGTTCGGTGGTGGTGCCGAAGTGTTCGTCGATCTCGCGCATGAACGCGTCCGCGAGCCGGTCGACGTCCGACCCCGCCTCCTGCTCCGGTGTCGGCGGCGGGGCGGGCTGGTCGCGCAGGGCCGAGAGGTTCAGTCCGCGCCGCGGCTCCCCGCCCGCCCCGCCGTCGGCGGGGGTGAGGGGTGTGGGCTGGGGGCTGTGCATCCAGTCGATCCGGTCGGCGTCCCACCTCCGCGCGTACGTCTCCCCGGCCGCTTTGGCGGAGACGTCGTCGAGGGCGGGGTGGCGTTCGCTGGTGGCGGCGACGATCTCGCGGATCTGGCTGGGCAGGATCCGCCAGCACTTGAACAGCGCGGCCGGCGACTCCGGGGTGCCCATGAACCCGGCTCCCTTGTAGGGGGCCTGGTCGACCTTGAGGCCGCGGGTGCCGGGGAACAGCTTGGACAGGTCCATGCCCTCCTTCTCCCCGCCGGTCAGGGCGACCCTGACCTTCGCCTCGCGGCGGATCATGAGGTTGCCGAGGACGGAGCCGGTGGAGCCGAGGGCGGTCAGGACGGTGCGCACGCCCATGGCGCGCAGCATCCGGATGACTTCGAGGATCTTCTTCGCGAGTTCCTTCAGGGTCTTGTCGGTGCTGGTGAGGATCTCGGCTCCCTCGTCGACGACCAGCATGATCTGCGGGATCGACGGCCCGACCGGCAACAGGTCGGTGTCCTCCCGCGCCATGAGGGCCTGGTAGGAGATCTTGCGCTGCTTCCCGATCCGCAGCACCGCGTCCAGCATCAGGTGGGCTTCCTCGACCGTGCCCGCCAGCCAGTCGATCCCCGGCCGCATCGGACGCTCACCGGGCGCGGGCTGATGCCCGAGAGCGGGAAGCACCCAGGACAGGCCGGCCGATCCGGCGTTCAGGTCGATCACGAACGTGAGCACGTCGACCGCGCGGGCGAACCCGGCCAGGATCACGTGGACCATGTTCGTCTTGCCCGACCCGGTCGGCCCGACGACCAGCGCGCACTGTTCCCGCAAGTACGTGAGGATCTGTTCGGCGTTGGAGCGGTAGCCCCACGGGATCCCGGTGTGCAGGGAGAGCGGGGCGTAATCGGAGGGGTAGGGGGTTTCGGTCTCCAGGGCGTTGACGGTGGCTACGTCGATGAGGGTGCGGCCCTGGTGGACGCCCGGTCCCGCGGTGGCCGTGCAGCCGTGCGGGAGGTGAGCGTCCGCCGACAGAGCGGCCGCCCGCACGGCGATCTGGTCATACGTGGTGGCACCGGGGAGTTCCGCGTCGATCGTGAACCCGGTCCCCGTCGGCCAGCGCTCCACCGCCAACACTCGCACGCTCACCCCGCACACCCGCCGGATCCGGTCGATCCATTCCTCGGCGATCGCCCGCCGCTCCTGCGACAGCTCCAGCGCCACCGCCCGCTCCTCCGCGGCCAGCGCCTCTTCCTCACGGGCCTCTTCATAGAGGTCGGTCGAGCGGGTGACGGTGGCCGTTGCGACGCCGATGACGGCGAGGGAGCCGAGCGCCTGCCAGGTGAGCGGGCCGTTGGTCATGGCCCAGGTGGTCCAGCCCGCGCCGACGAGCCAGGACGCGGCGCGGGCGGCGACGGTACGGCCGGCGTTGCTCAGCCGGATGCCGGCGGCGGTGTGGCCGATCGCGCCGGCCGCGCCGACGGCGAGCGCCCAGCCCGGGGGCATGCCGGTCGCCGCGCCGGTGGTGGCGACGGCGAACGCGCCGGTGGTGGCGGACAGGGCACCGGTCACGGGTCCGTGACCGGCCGCCCAGTCCCACACCGGACCACCGCCGCTCCCGGCCTCCTGCTTCGGCTTGCTGCTGTTCTTGCTGCTGGTCACGGCCGTCTCGGTGGTGGTGGTCATGGCTAGACGTTCCAGCCCTTCTCGGCCTCGGTGCCGTTGCGGGGGTCCTCGTGGCGGGCGATGTCCTGCTCGTGGACGCGGCGGAACAGCGGCACGAGGGTCTCGGCCGCGTCGACGGCGTTGAGGAGGGTCTGGTGGATGTCGTCGAAGCCGGTGGCCACGTCCTTCTCGAAGGCGAACTCCTGGTCGGAGCGCTCGGCCAGGACGCGGAAGGTGTTCGCGACCGACAGCAGCGCCGTGGGCAGGTCGTCGACCATCGCGAGAACTTCCATGTTCCCGTCGGGCTCGTAGGTGCGCGCCGCGTTCTCCATCTCGGCCGCGGCCTCGTCGAACTTGAAACCAGACACGTGAATCTCCTGACCGGCCCCGGGGGCCGTGGGGATGAGGCGGGCGGGACGCGCGACGCGGTCCCCGATCTCGTCCGGGCTCTCCTCGACGGCGGCTTCTTCCGCGGCCCGCCGCGCCCGGATTGCCGCGTCGCGGGCGGCGCGCTGGGCGTGGGCGGCGGTCATGAGCCGCCGGTACAGCCGCTGGCCGGGGTGCATCAGCCACCGCCAGCCGAGCTTGCGCCCCAGCGGAGTGGTCAGGCACCCCAGCGCCCCGGCCGTCCCGGAGACGAGCGCGGCCAGCAGACGGCGGCCCTGGAAGCGGGCCGCGGACTTCGCAAGGCCCCAACGGGCCTTGCGGCGGGCGGGTGCCTTGCGCACCTGCGACCGCTTCGCGTCGACCTGCGCGTCCGTGCTCCGGTCCCGCGCCTGGCGGGCCTTGCCGACCAGGGCCCGGGTGCCGGACGCCGTCTTGCCGCCGGCCCATCCGGCCGCGCGGCCCGCCCACCCCTTCCCGCCGGGGGCGGTCTTGCCGGCGCGGGCTGCGGCGCGGGCGTCGCGGCGCGCGTCCCCGACGGCGCGGCGGGCGGCGGTGGCCTGCTTGCGGGCCGCCGCGCGGGTCGGTGCCTGCTCCTTGCGCTCCCGGCGCAGCGCCCGCACCTGACCGACACGCCCCCCACCACCAGCCGTACGGCCGGTGCTCGCCGCGCCCGCGGCGCGTGCCTTGGTGAGGGGTGACGTGGGACGGGCGGCGTGACGCCCGGCGGTGGCAGCCAGGCTGCGCAGCGAGCCGGACTTACCCGCCCCGCTGCGCGGCTTGGAACCGGAACCGCGTCCCCTGCCGCCCGCCAGCGCGCCGCCCTTCGGCGAACCAGCGCTGCGGGACGGGGAGGGGCTGCGGCGGGCGGACTTGCCGGTGTTGGTCTTGCTGCGACGCTCACGGTTGTCGCGGCGGGCGCGGACGGCGGCGGCCGTGCCCAGGACCGCGGCACCGCCCACGGCCGCCGCCAGCGCGACCGGCCCGCCGCCCACCAGAGTGAGGGCGCTCACCGCGCCGACGCCGGCGTTGGTGCCGGACAGGGCCAGCGGCAGCACCGGGATGCCACCCGGTGTATGGACCGGGGCGGACTGCACGGCAGGCACCGGGGGCGTCACGCGGGGCGGGGTGGGGGTGGGAGGGGGTGCGGTGGCTGGCGGGGGCACTACCGGGTCGGTGGTGGTCTCGGTCATGCTGAGGGTCACTCCTTCATGGAGGAGAGCAGGACCCGGACGCACTGCTTTCCAGGGCGCGGCGTCCGGGTCTCTGTGTTGACGGGGTTCAGGCGGCGCGCTGTTCGTCGGTGCGGGTGAAGGCGTCGAACTGGGCGGGAGTGATCAGCCCGGACTCTCGCCATTCGGCGAGCAGATCGGCTTGCCCCTCGACGTCGTCGCACTTGGAGCACAGCCGTCCGGCCGGGCGGCGGGAGCGCGGGCCCGGCGGGCGCTGCCCCCACTTGCACGCGGGCAGGCCCGCGGCTTCCGTCTCGCGCTCCAGCTCCCGCAAGGGCTTGGTGGCGTGGGGGTAGAAGTACTCGATCTCGTCGAGTTCGCCGGGCTTGGCGAACGCTCCGCACAGGCACTCCCCGGACATGTGCAGGTGAGCGGTGACCTCGTTCAGGGGCAGTGCGTCCGGGGTGCACATCTGGTGTTCGGCGTGCTCGTGCGGGAGGGTGCAGCGGTGCCGGGCCCGGTATTCGCGCATGTGGGCGTCGGTCCAGTGCACGATCGGGGACACCCAGATCAGCGCGCCCTCACGGTCGACCTCTTCGGCGTTGCGGAATCGCCGGTGGGTCTCCGCCCACCGCATGCCGCCCAGGTAGACGACGTTGCGGGAACGCCCGCGCGAGCCGATGATCTGCCCGCGCAATCGCTGAAGGGGTTCGTCCTTGAGTCGGCGGTACATGACGGAGTGCCCGGCCGGGCCGGGGAAGCCCTTCCACACCGGGCGGCCGATGCTCTTGCCGCGGGTGGCGAGCACGTTGCCGAGCACGAGATCCCGATAGGAGTGCTTGGGGTGCAGCTCGTGCAGGGGCAGGCCCCAGGAGGCGACCACGTCGCGAACGTGCTGGGTGGTCTCCGGGATGCCGGTCCCGGTGTTGACGTGCGCGACCGCGTCCACCCGGCGGCGGAAGAGGTGGTTGACCACCACGGAGTCGTTGCCGCCGGAGAACAGCCCGACCGTGGCGACGACGGGGAAGGCGGCCAGGACGCGGTCGAGGATCGCGACCGAGCGGGCGATCGCCTCATCCAGCGTCATCGCTTCCGGCTCCGTCTCCGCTTTCGGAGGGCGGCCGGCGATCCGGTCGGCCATGCCCGGGAACATGTCCCCGACCGGTTGCCGGCGCTTGTTGCGAGAGGTCATGGCGTCTCCTCAACCGGCGATCGCGGCGGGGAAGTCGGCCAGGTACGGCTCACGCGCCTTGACCCGGCCCCGCGCCGTGCGCGCCGTCGACTCCGACCCGCCCAGCCCGACGGCGGTCATGGCCTGCGTCATCCGCGCCGAGCTCGGCTGCGTGAAATCCGACCCGTACAGCGCCCGCACCAACTGATCGACCCGGTTGGCGTAGACGACCGGCGTGCACAGATCGACGGCCGTCGACCGGGCGTCGACAGCGGCCGGTCCGGCGGTGACGGGCGTCGAACCCGCCTCGACGCCGACCGGCAGCGCGGCGAGCTCCGGCACCGGGTCCGGCTCGATCGCCGGGGGTGCGGGCGGTGCGGCGGGCAGGCGGTCGACGCTCACGTCGACGGGCGTCGAAGCCACGTCGACGCCCGGGGGCGGGAGGGTGACGGGCGTCGACGCGCGGCGTGCGAGGTAGGCGTGCACCTGACGCATCAACGCCCCGAACGCCAGCAGCGCGGCCACCGGAGGCACCGCGGCCACCACGTAGTCCAGAGCGTTGGCGTCCTTGCCGACCCCGGCGACGTTCAGCGCGATGGAAGCGCCGTCGCCCGCGGCGACCAGGCCGATCGCCCACCCGTCGACCTTGTGGGCGAGGGAGGCGCGCAGAATCAGCAGCTCGCCGATCACGATGAACAGATCCACCGTGGCCGGCCACGCCCACGACCGCGCGACCGCTTCGGCCATGCCGTGGGCGGCGGCCACCTCCTGCAAGTGCTCATACGACAGCCAGAAGGCGACCGCGGTCAGCAGCACCGTGAGCACGGCCGCGATCGCGGTGATGGCCTTTTCCACGTCGACGGGCGTCGACGACGCGTCGACGTAGGCGGGCGCGCTCATGCCGCACCCGCTTGCGCCGTCGCCTGCTCGTAGGCGGCGAAGACGTGGAAGTCGACGCCGTGCACGGTCGCGTCGAACTCCAGCGACGACCGGTGACCGAATGCCTCGACGCGCATCAGGTCCACGTCGACGCCCAGCGCCTCACGCCACGCCTCCACCTTGACGGGACTGTCGAGCTGCACGCCCAACTCACCCGCCGTGTGCCGGCTGACGGTGAAGTAGGCGGCGGGCAGATCCGGGTGACGGGCCAGGAGACCGGCCAGAGACGTGATGACGGCCCCCTGCCCGGCGAGGTCCTCGGCGCTCATGCCGCCTCCCCCGCCACGACGCGGTTGGCGAGGGCCGCCCGCTCCGCCAGCACCCGGTGCCGGCCGCGGCGCACCCGCCGCTCGTCCAGCTCGCTCGGCGTCCGCTCGAGCAGGGCGATCTGAACGTCCAGAGCCTCGATGTCCGCGACGATCAGCGGCATCTCAGCCTCGATCGCGTCCAGCTCGGCGTCCGTCGGCTCCATCCAGTCGGCGAACGCCGTAACAGCTTCCTGAACAGTCACGATGTGATCCATTGGGTCGTGCTTCCTCTCTCAGGGGTGAACGGCCCGAACAGCGGGCCCCGGAGTTGCACCTCCGGGGCCCGCGCCGTTTATGGGGTTCAGCCGCACGCGACGTGCGGCACGGCCGCAGCAGCGGCCGAAGCGCCCCGGCCGAAGCGGCGGGGCGGACATGCGGGTTGGTCAGTGACGGAACGCGAAGCGCACCAGGGCGCTCGCGGCGTCGGTGCGGTCGACGACCTTGCCGGACTCCAGCTCTCCGGCGCGGGCCTCAAGGCGGTCCGCAGCCTGCTCGCGGCCGGCGTCACGCTGCACCTGAGCAGCGGCACGGTTCGAGGCGGCGGCATTCTTCAAGCGGCTCATGAACAGTCCTTCGGCCGACGGATGAAGCTCGCGTGCGCGGCTCCCCTCAGCGCTGCTCGTACGCGACGAGCAGCGGAGGCAACCGGCCCACAGCGCGCATCCGAACGCGCTGCGGTATCCCCGTGCGCGACGCCCGCCAGCCGAAGCTGGGGTCCGTCGTGCTCAGGAGGGGCTGTAGAAGGACTCAGCGGGCGATGCTGTCCGTGTCGGTCCCACACGGCAGCGCCGAACGATGTCGTCGAAGCATCGGAACTCCTCGGTCGAAGGGAGGAAGGGAAAACACTGCAAGGGGGACCGAGTCCCCACTCTCCGGCCGTTGCTCGCGGTCGCCGGGCCACCTCGCCAGTACGGGCCGAAACCCTGTTCTGCCTGGCCTTTAGCGGGATTGCAGCGTCCCCGCCCTCTGCTCGCGGAACGGCCTGCAAAGGGACGTTCCTTCGCACCGCTAACCGGAGTCAGCTCCGTGAGCTGGTGCGCACCAGAAGGTTTGCATCTGGTGCGCACCAGAGTCAAGGTGGTTCACTGATTCAGGTGGCGATCCGCCTTGCGGTGCACCTCAAGAAGACAGGTCGAGACGGGGGTCTCGGTACCTCACAGGACTTAACCCCCGTCCTGTTAACCCCTGTTGACCTGCAACAACGCGAGCCATGCTGGGATGGTGGGTGTATGGAGCTATCGCCGGACGGTGGTCCGTGAGCACAGGACTTCGAAGCGCGCGAACGGCGCGGGGCTGGTCCCAGGAGCGACTGGTCCGAGAGATCGAGCAGTACGCCCGACGACACGTCACTGACGTTGCTTCGACGGCGAGTCTGCGGGTGTACGTGTCCGAGTGGGAGAACGGCAAGCGCACCATCTCGGACCGCTATGCGGCCATCCTGCGCAGCCTTCTGGGAACCACGGACGCAGAGCTGAGGGGTGACGCATCGCAGGTCGCTGTGCCCGTGGTGGACGGCTATGACGAGTTGCTGAGCAGGATCGATTCAGCCAGCAGCATCAGCGGGTCCATGGTGCAAGCCTTCGAGGCGCAGACGGAGTTGCTCCGCACCATGGACCGTGAGCGCGGCGCTGCCAGCCTTGTGGACCAGGTGACGGGGCATCTCTCCGCTCTTGAGGACGCGCTCAACTTCGCGGTGCTGCCGGGCGCGCGCCGCCCGAT
This window of the Streptomyces sp. NBC_01275 genome carries:
- a CDS encoding bifunctional DNA primase/polymerase → MTISLNTDLSRLGLLAWALEASRRDWPVIPLRPMDKRPAGHAEKYCPHTGRCADGHKTPEERATTDKGLLTAAWTQQPYNVGIATGPSGLLVVDLDTLKPQEPKGTPDGVANFAALCERAGQTVPDTYRVRTARGGEHLYFTQPPGARLHSTAGRLAKKIDTRGWGGYVVAPGSTTPDGTYTVLDDRPPAPLPGWLHDALKRPQRPTYAIPNSMKSARGYAAAALRGEVDNVACAADGTRNATLLKAARALGRLIASGDLDRGEVEEALSKAAAGNATRSQRYYDDVITRGLDWSIAHNPAGRRTA
- a CDS encoding phosphoadenosine phosphosulfate reductase family protein, which produces MTSRNKRRQPVGDMFPGMADRIAGRPPKAETEPEAMTLDEAIARSVAILDRVLAAFPVVATVGLFSGGNDSVVVNHLFRRRVDAVAHVNTGTGIPETTQHVRDVVASWGLPLHELHPKHSYRDLVLGNVLATRGKSIGRPVWKGFPGPAGHSVMYRRLKDEPLQRLRGQIIGSRGRSRNVVYLGGMRWAETHRRFRNAEEVDREGALIWVSPIVHWTDAHMREYRARHRCTLPHEHAEHQMCTPDALPLNEVTAHLHMSGECLCGAFAKPGELDEIEYFYPHATKPLRELERETEAAGLPACKWGQRPPGPRSRRPAGRLCSKCDDVEGQADLLAEWRESGLITPAQFDAFTRTDEQRAA
- a CDS encoding DUF2637 domain-containing protein yields the protein MSAPAYVDASSTPVDVEKAITAIAAVLTVLLTAVAFWLSYEHLQEVAAAHGMAEAVARSWAWPATVDLFIVIGELLILRASLAHKVDGWAIGLVAAGDGASIALNVAGVGKDANALDYVVAAVPPVAALLAFGALMRQVHAYLARRASTPVTLPPPGVDVASTPVDVSVDRLPAAPPAPPAIEPDPVPELAALPVGVEAGSTPVTAGPAAVDARSTAVDLCTPVVYANRVDQLVRALYGSDFTQPSSARMTQAMTAVGLGGSESTARTARGRVKAREPYLADFPAAIAG
- a CDS encoding DUF6284 family protein is translated as MDHIVTVQEAVTAFADWMEPTDAELDAIEAEMPLIVADIEALDVQIALLERTPSELDERRVRRGRHRVLAERAALANRVVAGEAA